The Methylomonas koyamae genome has a segment encoding these proteins:
- a CDS encoding glycosyltransferase yields the protein MTIYYLCPEHDTPAGGIRVIYQHVDILNRNGIAAYVVHNNPGFRVSWFENETSIVYWRNSPIERIRGKLKRRFYPDQVVELHIKGGKQATIGANDILVIPELYGPDLAWEYGKGIKKVILNQGCYLTFNGYSLNKKRLITPYHDPDTIATLVNSKNGEDYLKHVFPDLTLHRFRLSIDPNIFYFQAEKKKQLCFSRIKNQQDAMQVINILKFRGALEDFDIVPFINLPQTEVAKTFRDSAIFLSFGYPEGFGLPAAEAMASGCIVIGFHGGGGREFFDPKFSYPIEQGDIIDFAKTVEFVIKNYQQHPEKMLEKGRLAAEFIRNTYSLEIEEKEIVSAWQTILAKFNSD from the coding sequence GTGACTATTTACTATCTTTGCCCTGAACACGATACTCCTGCGGGAGGCATACGAGTTATTTATCAACATGTCGACATATTAAATCGTAACGGAATTGCGGCGTATGTGGTTCATAACAATCCTGGATTTCGGGTGAGTTGGTTTGAAAATGAAACTTCGATTGTCTATTGGCGCAACTCTCCAATTGAGCGCATTCGTGGCAAGCTTAAACGCCGTTTTTACCCCGACCAAGTTGTAGAGCTACACATAAAAGGCGGCAAACAAGCTACTATTGGCGCAAACGACATTCTCGTAATCCCAGAACTCTATGGTCCAGACTTGGCATGGGAATATGGTAAAGGTATTAAAAAAGTCATTTTAAACCAAGGATGCTACCTAACCTTCAATGGTTATTCGCTAAATAAAAAACGCCTGATAACCCCTTATCACGATCCCGATACGATCGCTACCCTAGTCAATTCAAAAAATGGCGAAGACTATTTGAAACACGTTTTTCCCGACCTAACACTACACCGTTTTAGACTTTCAATCGATCCTAATATATTTTATTTCCAAGCCGAAAAGAAAAAGCAACTTTGTTTCTCCCGCATAAAGAATCAGCAAGACGCGATGCAAGTCATCAATATTCTTAAATTTCGAGGAGCTCTCGAGGACTTTGATATCGTGCCATTTATTAATTTACCTCAAACCGAGGTTGCAAAAACCTTCCGCGATTCGGCCATCTTTCTAAGCTTCGGTTATCCCGAGGGATTTGGTCTACCTGCTGCAGAGGCCATGGCATCTGGTTGTATAGTGATAGGATTCCATGGTGGAGGCGGCAGGGAATTTTTCGATCCGAAATTTTCTTATCCCATCGAACAAGGCGATATTATAGATTTTGCCAAAACAGTCGAATTTGTCATAAAAAACTACCAGCAGCATCCCGAAAAGATGTTGGAAAAAGGACGCCTAGCAGCTGAATTTATTCGCAATACCTATTCGTTGGAAATTGAGGAAAAGGAAATCGTATCGGCGTGGCAAACCATACTTGCAAAATTTAACTCTGATTGA